Proteins encoded in a region of the Flavobacterium sp. MDT1-60 genome:
- a CDS encoding thiopeptide-type bacteriocin biosynthesis protein, translated as MERNFFIGSKWLYYKIYTGTKTADLILVEKLQPIIEELKRNNSIQKWFFIRYNDPDQHIRIRFYCDNPENIFIVISKLLPILNSLLHQNIIWKVQTDTYQRELERYGNKTMEESETLFFNNSEMMLNYLFLKRSFKNNEMEFLFSFILIDSFLNAFSLDNIHKLKLMNNLQTSFKKAFNTDKAFKKEIDNHFRESSKEIHYFLCGKAIKDYPEVYKIINENLNQNSKTILTIKNKLEIELDDFLSSHIHMMLNRQYTSKQRMYELIIYDHLYKYYKTLNYERSIN; from the coding sequence ATGGAAAGGAATTTTTTCATAGGAAGTAAATGGCTTTATTATAAAATTTATACTGGAACTAAAACTGCAGACTTAATTTTAGTCGAAAAATTACAACCTATTATTGAGGAATTAAAAAGGAATAATAGTATTCAGAAATGGTTTTTTATAAGATATAATGATCCTGATCAGCACATTCGAATTCGTTTTTATTGTGACAATCCTGAAAATATATTTATTGTTATTTCAAAATTATTGCCTATTTTAAATTCCCTTCTTCACCAAAATATAATTTGGAAAGTTCAAACAGATACTTACCAAAGAGAATTAGAAAGGTATGGTAATAAAACGATGGAAGAGTCTGAAACCTTATTCTTTAACAATAGTGAAATGATGCTTAATTATTTATTTCTAAAACGAAGTTTTAAAAATAATGAAATGGAATTTCTTTTTAGTTTTATTTTGATTGATAGTTTTTTAAATGCCTTTTCATTAGACAATATTCACAAATTAAAGCTAATGAATAATCTACAAACTTCATTTAAAAAAGCTTTTAATACCGATAAAGCTTTTAAAAAAGAAATTGATAACCATTTTAGAGAATCATCTAAAGAAATACATTATTTTTTATGTGGAAAAGCTATAAAAGATTATCCAGAAGTTTACAAAATAATAAATGAAAATCTAAATCAAAACAGTAAAACCATTTTAACGATAAAAAACAAACTAGAAATTGAATTAGATGATTTTTTAAGTAGTCATATTCATATGATGCTTAACCGCCAATATACTTCTAAACAAAGGATGTACGAATTAATTATTTATGATCATTTATATAAATATTATAAAACTTTAAATTATGAACGTTCTATCAACTAA
- a CDS encoding ThuA domain-containing protein codes for MNQLSSIRKYFLYTAILLTSYFLVSFYQKNTEQTASDKIKKVLIFSKTNGFRHESITAGIAAIKKLGQENHFLVDATEDSLVINSKNLKQYQVVIFLSASGHVLGENQKLALQKFIQKGNGFVGIHSATNCEPDWSWYTQMIGGVFDGHPEPQNAKLLIVNPEHPSTKHLPEIWERKDEWYNFKYLNPDVNVLIKIDESSYKGGKHGNNHPLAWYHEYDGGRAFYTALGHSSESYSDSLFVQHLLGGITYAMGK; via the coding sequence ATGAATCAACTGTCATCAATTAGAAAATATTTTTTATACACTGCTATTCTGCTGACAAGCTATTTTCTAGTTTCTTTCTATCAAAAAAACACAGAGCAAACAGCTTCTGATAAAATCAAAAAAGTGCTGATTTTTTCTAAAACTAATGGCTTCAGGCATGAAAGTATCACTGCCGGAATCGCAGCTATAAAAAAATTAGGACAGGAAAATCATTTTCTGGTCGATGCTACTGAAGATTCTCTTGTTATTAATTCAAAAAACTTAAAACAATACCAAGTTGTCATATTTTTAAGTGCTTCTGGTCATGTTTTAGGCGAAAATCAGAAATTGGCTTTGCAAAAATTTATACAAAAAGGAAATGGTTTTGTAGGTATTCACTCGGCTACAAACTGCGAACCAGACTGGTCCTGGTACACACAAATGATCGGTGGTGTTTTTGACGGGCATCCGGAACCGCAAAATGCTAAACTACTAATCGTTAATCCTGAACATCCTTCTACAAAACATCTTCCGGAAATTTGGGAAAGAAAAGATGAATGGTACAATTTTAAATATTTAAATCCAGATGTAAATGTGCTGATAAAAATTGACGAATCTTCCTATAAAGGCGGTAAACATGGTAACAATCATCCTTTGGCATGGTATCATGAGTATGATGGCGGCCGAGCGTTTTACACTGCTTTAGGACATAGCTCTGAAAGCTACAGCGATTCTCTTTTTGTGCAGCATTTGCTTGGAGGTATTACTTATGCAATGGGCAAATAA
- a CDS encoding exopolyphosphatase, whose amino-acid sequence MLKKNKSQILVFIFLILFFSINSFAQKNLYAGIEIGRRAIKVSVLDVNNIRKADYDILYFATERFSFADHITANGELTQEDIDKAGVTVADQLKKIRAEFKLLEENIFIVAAPVFASARNIDVLKNKITSLTRKNLDILNVNEEPKTLVKGAIPPVDYANAFLLDIGAQTTKGGYIDELKDDKLEFIPLELDFGTMTLTDAVQKTVAKQNQANDMSVYQEKSFDFNSVLRKKIKDLLDKNPLLLKKDKIYLSGGAVWAFATLYYNENIKEHYVSLNMEDVLNYDAILKNNFTKFTTLSKTNKEAARVLSTYDQKYLISANNILVSCLESIPNLETKKIYFVKDGQTIWLISHIADRSKKVNTNF is encoded by the coding sequence ATGCTTAAAAAAAACAAATCCCAAATTCTAGTTTTTATTTTTTTAATTTTATTTTTTTCCATTAATTCATTTGCGCAAAAAAATCTTTATGCCGGAATTGAAATCGGACGCAGAGCTATAAAAGTTTCAGTTCTTGATGTAAATAACATCAGAAAAGCTGATTACGATATTTTGTATTTCGCAACTGAGAGATTTAGTTTTGCCGATCATATTACTGCTAACGGCGAGCTTACTCAGGAAGATATTGATAAAGCTGGTGTTACAGTTGCTGATCAGTTGAAAAAAATAAGAGCCGAATTTAAACTGCTTGAAGAAAACATATTTATAGTTGCCGCTCCGGTTTTCGCATCTGCACGTAACATTGACGTTTTAAAAAATAAAATCACTTCTTTAACCAGGAAAAATCTTGACATACTTAATGTTAATGAAGAACCTAAAACGTTGGTTAAGGGCGCTATTCCACCAGTAGATTATGCTAATGCTTTCCTGCTTGATATCGGTGCTCAAACCACCAAAGGAGGATACATTGACGAACTTAAAGATGACAAATTAGAGTTTATACCTCTTGAACTTGATTTCGGCACAATGACACTTACCGATGCTGTACAAAAAACGGTTGCCAAACAAAATCAAGCTAATGATATGTCAGTATATCAGGAAAAATCTTTTGACTTTAACTCCGTTCTGCGCAAGAAGATCAAAGATTTGCTTGACAAAAACCCTCTTTTATTGAAAAAAGATAAAATATATTTATCAGGTGGAGCTGTCTGGGCATTTGCAACCCTATATTATAATGAAAACATTAAAGAACACTATGTTTCTTTAAATATGGAAGACGTTCTTAATTACGATGCAATCCTAAAAAACAATTTCACCAAGTTTACTACTCTTTCTAAAACTAATAAAGAAGCAGCCAGGGTTTTAAGTACTTATGATCAGAAATATCTTATTTCTGCAAATAACATACTTGTGAGCTGCCTGGAAAGTATTCCGAATTTAGAGACAAAAAAAATATACTTTGTAAAAGATGGACAAACAATCTGGCTTATTTCACACATTGCAGATCGTTCTAAAAAAGTTAATACTAATTTTTAA
- a CDS encoding Crp/Fnr family transcriptional regulator gives MLEQFKKYIIDNTGTSENEYKELEHLVYSLKAKKGTILLKENQICNRAFFVCKGMLRSYTVDEMGKNHIIQFASENWWIADRSSFYFDEPSELFIDVIEDAEIVYIHKEFIKNAEKLSKNFASFNSLALQKNIRQMQKRINYLLAATAEKKYLDFIETHREITSRLPLQMIASYLGITPESLSRVRKELARKNFKQ, from the coding sequence ATGCTGGAACAATTTAAAAAATATATCATTGATAATACGGGCACCTCAGAAAATGAGTATAAAGAATTGGAACATTTAGTGTATTCGCTTAAAGCAAAAAAAGGAACTATTTTACTAAAGGAAAATCAAATTTGCAACAGGGCATTTTTTGTTTGCAAAGGAATGTTGCGCTCCTATACGGTAGATGAAATGGGGAAAAATCATATTATTCAGTTTGCTTCTGAAAATTGGTGGATTGCAGACCGAAGTAGTTTTTATTTTGATGAACCTTCAGAATTATTTATTGATGTAATTGAAGATGCTGAGATCGTTTATATCCATAAGGAGTTTATTAAAAATGCTGAAAAACTTTCTAAAAACTTTGCCTCTTTCAATAGTCTCGCATTGCAAAAAAACATTAGACAGATGCAGAAAAGAATAAACTATTTATTAGCAGCCACAGCCGAAAAAAAATATTTAGACTTTATAGAAACCCATCGCGAAATTACGTCTAGATTGCCACTCCAAATGATCGCTTCTTATCTTGGTATTACTCCTGAAAGTTTAAGCAGGGTACGTAAAGAACTTGCCAGAAAAAACTTCAAACAGTAA
- a CDS encoding GNAT family N-acetyltransferase, with the protein MDYTVINNEKDNRFEIHLDEKIAFEQYKLFDGGISYIHTEVPSELGGKGIAAYIAKYVLDYAEEHHLKVKPYCPYIKSYIDRHPRYQANSLFHNQESQQNEN; encoded by the coding sequence ATGGATTACACAGTTATAAACAATGAAAAAGACAACCGTTTTGAGATTCATCTGGACGAAAAGATAGCGTTTGAACAATACAAATTGTTTGATGGCGGCATTTCCTATATCCATACCGAAGTTCCTTCTGAATTAGGAGGAAAAGGAATAGCAGCCTACATAGCCAAATATGTTCTGGATTATGCAGAAGAACATCATCTTAAAGTAAAACCTTATTGTCCTTACATAAAATCGTACATCGACAGGCATCCCAGGTATCAGGCTAATTCATTATTTCACAATCAAGAATCACAACAAAATGAAAACTAA
- a CDS encoding pirin family protein gives MKTKKIEHVLSPPAPHMVGDGFRVHNFIPYGKGMSMERMSPFIMMDYNSKFYFSPTTKSRGVGVHPHRGFETVTIAYKGKVAHHDSSGNSGVIGEGDVQWMTTASGILHKEYHEEQFSKEGGDFQMVQLWVNLPAKDKMTKPKYQGITNNEINKYKLTDNGGIIEVIAGEYNGTSGTATTFTPVNLFNAKLNKDASASFNFPANHNSALLVIEGSIRVNDSKNVPTDHFLLFANEGEEFTIKALQDTIVLILSGEPINEPIVAHGPFVMNTQEEIIQAINDVNMDKFGHLA, from the coding sequence ATGAAAACTAAAAAAATAGAACACGTATTATCACCACCTGCACCACATATGGTAGGCGATGGTTTTAGGGTACATAATTTTATTCCGTATGGAAAAGGAATGAGCATGGAACGAATGAGTCCGTTTATCATGATGGATTATAATTCTAAATTTTATTTCTCCCCAACTACTAAATCAAGAGGCGTTGGTGTACATCCGCATAGAGGTTTTGAAACGGTTACAATTGCTTATAAAGGAAAAGTAGCACACCATGACAGTTCCGGAAATAGCGGTGTAATTGGCGAAGGAGATGTACAATGGATGACTACCGCATCCGGAATTCTACATAAAGAATACCACGAAGAGCAGTTTAGTAAAGAAGGCGGCGATTTTCAAATGGTACAACTTTGGGTTAATCTTCCGGCAAAAGATAAAATGACAAAACCAAAATATCAGGGAATTACGAACAATGAAATCAATAAATACAAACTAACTGATAACGGTGGAATTATAGAAGTCATTGCAGGTGAATATAATGGAACTTCAGGAACAGCGACAACCTTTACTCCTGTTAATTTGTTTAATGCTAAGCTAAACAAAGATGCATCGGCAAGTTTTAATTTTCCGGCGAATCACAATTCTGCTCTTCTTGTTATTGAGGGAAGTATCAGGGTGAATGATAGTAAAAATGTTCCGACTGATCATTTTTTACTATTTGCAAATGAAGGCGAGGAATTCACCATTAAAGCACTTCAAGATACGATAGTACTCATTTTAAGCGGAGAACCTATCAATGAGCCAATAGTTGCTCACGGCCCTTTTGTTATGAATACGCAGGAAGAAATTATTCAGGCCATTAACGATGTTAACATGGACAAGTTTGGACATTTAGCATAA
- a CDS encoding isochorismatase family protein, which produces MSVVTRINSDDVAILLIDHQSGLFQTVKDIDVTSLRNNVTTLAKIAAIENIPVITTASEPNGPNGPLMPEIHKYAPHAVYVPRNGEINSWDTPAFVEAVKKTGKKKLIIGGVLTSVCVAFPSISAVSEGYEVFAVIDASGDMSTLSSQATLARLSLAGVIPISTTAVCSEIQKTWNRPDALQFAEAYSTVMPNYQAVIESFQKAESVGTSKK; this is translated from the coding sequence ATGTCAGTAGTAACCAGAATTAATTCAGATGATGTAGCCATCTTGCTTATCGATCATCAAAGTGGTTTATTTCAAACCGTAAAAGATATTGATGTTACGTCCTTACGTAACAATGTGACCACATTAGCTAAAATCGCAGCAATCGAGAATATTCCTGTAATAACAACTGCTTCGGAGCCAAATGGTCCAAACGGTCCTTTAATGCCTGAAATTCATAAATATGCTCCACATGCAGTTTATGTACCCAGAAATGGAGAAATCAACTCCTGGGATACCCCGGCATTTGTTGAAGCTGTAAAAAAAACAGGGAAGAAAAAATTGATCATTGGCGGAGTATTAACCAGCGTTTGTGTGGCTTTTCCATCTATATCAGCTGTATCAGAGGGTTACGAAGTCTTTGCTGTTATTGATGCCTCCGGAGATATGAGTACTTTGTCTTCACAAGCAACCCTTGCAAGATTATCACTTGCGGGTGTAATACCAATAAGCACAACAGCGGTTTGCAGCGAAATTCAAAAAACATGGAATCGTCCTGATGCTTTACAATTTGCAGAGGCGTATTCTACCGTAATGCCAAATTATCAGGCAGTAATTGAAAGTTTCCAAAAAGCGGAAAGTGTCGGAACTTCTAAAAAGTAA
- a CDS encoding ROK family protein produces the protein MNKEYAVGIDIGGTHITAAIIDIVNMKVIDFSLHKESFDSNLPVNEVMSIWEKAIRISVENSKVDEIKGLAVCMPGPFDYTNGLCWIKDQSKYEHFYGLNVRYLFQGGLNLSSEFPILFENDAVCFGKGEVFKDSANLSKKVMAVTLGTGLGACFIDKGVSIVSGELVPADGEIYNIPYKGGIAEDYVSARGLLSAYKNLTGKNLNNGLELFNLAVAEDEAAIEIFEKMGEDLATVVIPWLEKFDADSFIIGGKIANASEFFLKSFNKKIKESGLEITVSVSTDNEVSALLGAASMLYTA, from the coding sequence ATGAATAAAGAATATGCCGTAGGAATTGACATAGGAGGAACACATATTACCGCAGCGATTATAGATATTGTTAATATGAAAGTGATTGATTTTTCGTTACATAAAGAATCATTTGATTCTAATTTGCCTGTGAATGAGGTCATGTCAATTTGGGAAAAAGCGATTCGTATTTCAGTCGAAAATTCGAAAGTAGATGAGATAAAAGGACTTGCGGTATGTATGCCGGGCCCGTTTGATTATACGAACGGACTCTGTTGGATAAAAGACCAGTCAAAATATGAACATTTTTATGGTTTAAATGTTCGTTATTTATTTCAGGGCGGTCTTAATCTTTCCAGTGAATTTCCCATTCTTTTTGAAAATGATGCTGTTTGTTTTGGAAAAGGAGAGGTCTTTAAAGATTCGGCAAATCTTTCGAAAAAAGTAATGGCCGTGACACTTGGAACCGGACTTGGAGCCTGTTTTATAGATAAAGGTGTTTCAATTGTTTCTGGGGAATTGGTTCCTGCAGATGGCGAAATTTACAATATTCCTTATAAAGGTGGTATTGCTGAAGACTATGTTTCTGCGAGAGGTCTTTTGTCGGCTTATAAAAACCTAACTGGGAAAAATCTTAACAATGGATTAGAACTTTTTAATCTGGCTGTTGCCGAAGATGAAGCTGCTATAGAAATATTTGAAAAAATGGGCGAAGATTTAGCCACAGTTGTAATTCCGTGGTTAGAAAAATTTGACGCTGATAGTTTTATTATTGGCGGAAAAATTGCCAACGCAAGCGAATTTTTTCTGAAGAGTTTCAATAAAAAAATCAAGGAATCGGGTCTTGAAATTACGGTTTCTGTTTCTACTGATAATGAAGTTTCGGCTTTATTAGGCGCTGCAAGTATGCTTTATACAGCCTAA
- a CDS encoding glycoside hydrolase family 125 protein: MQSRRKFIKNTGIFSAGLLALQTDVFGMQSDTFNFALKDFISKRPPLAERKFTSPAIEAAIVRIKKQIANPELAWLFENCFPNTLDTTVDFEIIDGKPDTYVITGDIDAMWLRDSTAQIWPYIPFVKEDKKLAELVKGVINRQTKCILLDPYANAFYKDFTKISEWKNDMTKMQPGIHERKWEIDSLCYPIRLAHGYWAATGDLSLFDSKWKEAMLLVLQTFKEQQRWHDKGPYTFQRETAWATDGVPLGGYGYPVKPCGLIVSTFRPSDDSTLFGYLIPSNMFAIEVLGYLIEIFSLPALLDKNLVAKAKELREQVQKGLEENAIIDHPKFGKIIAFEVNGYGSFHMMDDANVPSLLSLPYLGAIEPDSPLYLNTRKVVLSENNPFFYKGKAGEGVGGPHTGADTIWPMSIVLRAITSVDEKEIKACISNLIKTNADTGFMHESFHKDDVAKFTRKWFAWANTLFGEMIVHTSIKYPQILKDKNI; this comes from the coding sequence ATGCAATCACGTAGAAAATTTATAAAAAATACCGGAATTTTTTCAGCAGGATTATTGGCACTCCAAACAGATGTTTTTGGAATGCAATCGGACACTTTCAATTTTGCCCTTAAAGATTTCATCAGCAAAAGACCTCCATTAGCAGAACGAAAATTTACAAGTCCGGCGATAGAAGCTGCAATTGTTAGAATCAAAAAACAAATTGCAAATCCGGAACTGGCGTGGTTATTTGAAAACTGTTTCCCAAATACGCTGGATACTACAGTAGATTTTGAAATTATAGATGGAAAACCAGATACTTATGTAATCACTGGAGATATTGATGCGATGTGGTTGCGCGATAGTACAGCCCAAATCTGGCCGTATATTCCGTTTGTAAAAGAAGATAAAAAACTGGCAGAATTGGTAAAAGGGGTAATTAACCGCCAAACCAAATGTATTTTGCTGGATCCTTATGCAAATGCTTTTTATAAAGATTTTACCAAAATAAGCGAGTGGAAAAATGATATGACCAAAATGCAACCGGGCATTCACGAACGCAAATGGGAAATCGACAGTTTGTGTTATCCTATTCGATTGGCGCATGGCTATTGGGCAGCAACTGGTGATTTGAGTTTATTTGACAGTAAGTGGAAAGAAGCGATGCTTTTGGTATTGCAGACTTTCAAAGAACAACAACGCTGGCATGATAAAGGGCCTTATACTTTTCAGCGCGAAACTGCCTGGGCAACAGACGGAGTACCTTTAGGTGGTTACGGGTATCCGGTAAAACCTTGCGGATTAATCGTTTCGACTTTCAGACCAAGTGACGACAGTACTTTATTTGGCTATTTGATTCCGAGTAATATGTTTGCGATTGAAGTTTTAGGTTATTTAATCGAAATCTTCTCTTTGCCGGCTCTGTTAGACAAAAATTTAGTGGCTAAAGCCAAAGAATTAAGAGAACAGGTGCAGAAAGGTTTAGAAGAAAACGCAATTATTGATCATCCAAAATTTGGTAAAATCATCGCTTTTGAAGTAAATGGATACGGCAGTTTTCATATGATGGATGATGCCAATGTTCCTTCATTATTGTCTTTGCCTTATTTAGGAGCAATTGAACCGGATAGTCCTCTTTATTTGAATACCCGTAAAGTAGTGCTTTCAGAAAACAATCCTTTTTTCTATAAAGGAAAAGCAGGCGAAGGCGTTGGCGGACCGCATACCGGAGCTGATACAATTTGGCCAATGAGTATTGTTTTGCGAGCCATTACAAGTGTAGACGAAAAGGAGATTAAAGCCTGTATTAGCAATTTAATCAAAACAAATGCAGATACTGGTTTTATGCACGAATCATTTCATAAAGATGATGTGGCTAAGTTTACCCGGAAATGGTTTGCCTGGGCGAATACGCTTTTTGGAGAAATGATTGTTCATACGAGTATCAAATATCCTCAGATTTTAAAAGATAAGAATATCTAA
- a CDS encoding GH92 family glycosyl hydrolase translates to MKIKHLIFLVVTQFCLVANAQDKILDPVEYVNPLMGTQSLHSLSNGNTYPAICRPWGMNFWTPQTGKMGDGWAYTYTAEKIRGFKQTHQPSPWMNDYGQFSIMPVTGKLAFAEADRASWFSHKAEVSKPYYYSVYLADYDVTTEITATERAAHFQIKFPENEQSSIVIDAFDKGSYIKIIPSENKIIGYTTRNSGGVPTNFKNYFVLVFDKPFASNSTWNDKGLEKDKLELQDDHAGAVVGFKTKKGEIINVKVASSFISPEQAELNLKSELGNASFNETVAASKKEWNKVLNKIAAESENVDQLKTFYSCLYRATCFPQKQYEVNAKGETVHYSPYNGNILPGYMYAGTGFWDTFRALYPLLNLVYPSVNKEMQEGLINDYKEGGFLPEWSSPGFRNVMVGNNSASVVSDAYMKGLRGYDINTLYEALVHGANNEGPMDAVGRTGVSYYNTLGYVPYDVKINENAARTLEYAYDDFAIWKLAKALNRPKKEISVFEKRMMNYKNLYNPEIGLMSGRNKDGSFPKNFNPFKWGDAFTEGNAWHYSWSVFHDVQGLIDLMGGQKKFTAKLDAVFSTPPVFDDSYYGSVIHEIREMQIMNMGQYAHGNQPIQHMIYLYNYAGEPWKTQYWSREVMNRLYKPTPDGYCGDEDNGQTSAWYIFSAMGFYPVCPATDEYVLGAPLFKKLTLQLENGKQLIINAPKNSETNKYVQDLKWNSSAYTKNFINHFEVLKGGELNFDMTSEPNLQRGTSASAFPYSYSTSK, encoded by the coding sequence ATGAAAATAAAGCATTTAATTTTTTTAGTAGTAACACAATTTTGTCTCGTTGCAAATGCGCAGGATAAAATCCTTGATCCGGTTGAATATGTCAATCCTTTGATGGGAACGCAATCTTTGCACAGTCTTTCGAACGGAAATACGTATCCGGCAATTTGCAGGCCTTGGGGAATGAATTTCTGGACACCGCAAACCGGTAAAATGGGAGATGGATGGGCTTATACCTATACCGCCGAAAAAATTAGAGGTTTTAAACAAACACATCAGCCATCGCCATGGATGAACGATTACGGCCAGTTTTCGATTATGCCGGTAACAGGCAAATTGGCTTTCGCGGAAGCGGACAGGGCAAGCTGGTTTAGTCATAAGGCTGAGGTTTCAAAACCCTATTATTACAGCGTTTATTTGGCTGATTATGATGTTACCACAGAAATTACAGCAACAGAAAGAGCAGCACATTTTCAAATTAAATTTCCTGAAAACGAACAGTCATCCATTGTAATTGATGCTTTTGATAAAGGCTCTTATATTAAAATTATCCCTTCCGAGAATAAAATTATCGGTTATACAACTCGCAACAGTGGAGGTGTTCCAACCAACTTCAAAAACTACTTTGTTTTGGTTTTTGATAAGCCATTTGCATCAAATTCTACCTGGAATGATAAAGGTTTAGAAAAAGACAAATTAGAATTACAAGATGATCATGCAGGAGCTGTGGTTGGTTTTAAAACTAAAAAAGGAGAAATCATAAATGTAAAAGTGGCTTCATCGTTTATTAGTCCGGAACAAGCTGAACTGAATCTAAAATCAGAATTAGGAAATGCCTCCTTTAATGAAACGGTAGCAGCGTCTAAAAAAGAATGGAATAAAGTACTAAATAAAATAGCTGCAGAAAGTGAAAATGTAGACCAATTAAAAACGTTCTATTCCTGCCTGTACCGCGCCACTTGTTTTCCTCAAAAACAATATGAAGTAAATGCAAAAGGAGAAACAGTGCATTACAGCCCTTATAATGGAAATATTTTGCCGGGTTATATGTACGCCGGAACTGGTTTTTGGGATACTTTTCGCGCCCTTTATCCATTGCTGAATTTGGTTTATCCTTCTGTCAATAAAGAAATGCAGGAAGGTTTAATTAATGATTACAAAGAAGGTGGATTTTTACCGGAATGGTCAAGTCCGGGTTTTCGAAATGTAATGGTCGGGAATAATTCAGCTTCTGTGGTTTCTGATGCTTATATGAAAGGTTTACGCGGATATGACATCAATACTTTATACGAAGCTTTAGTTCATGGAGCTAATAATGAAGGCCCGATGGATGCCGTAGGAAGAACGGGCGTTTCTTATTATAATACCTTAGGTTATGTTCCTTATGATGTGAAAATTAATGAAAATGCTGCCAGAACACTTGAATATGCTTATGATGATTTTGCAATTTGGAAATTAGCAAAAGCCTTAAATCGTCCTAAAAAGGAAATCAGTGTATTTGAGAAAAGAATGATGAATTATAAAAATCTTTATAATCCTGAAATTGGTTTAATGAGTGGAAGAAATAAAGACGGAAGTTTTCCAAAAAATTTCAATCCGTTTAAATGGGGAGATGCTTTTACAGAAGGAAATGCATGGCATTACAGCTGGAGTGTATTTCATGACGTTCAGGGCTTAATTGATTTAATGGGCGGACAGAAAAAATTTACAGCGAAACTAGATGCGGTTTTTTCAACACCTCCGGTTTTTGATGATAGTTATTACGGATCCGTTATTCATGAAATCCGCGAAATGCAAATCATGAATATGGGGCAATATGCGCATGGAAATCAGCCTATTCAGCACATGATTTATTTGTATAATTATGCAGGTGAGCCCTGGAAAACACAATACTGGTCAAGAGAAGTAATGAACCGTTTGTACAAACCAACTCCGGATGGCTATTGCGGTGATGAAGATAACGGACAGACCTCAGCCTGGTATATTTTCTCTGCGATGGGATTTTATCCGGTATGCCCGGCGACGGACGAATATGTTTTGGGTGCGCCATTATTTAAGAAATTGACTTTACAATTAGAAAACGGAAAACAACTCATTATAAATGCTCCAAAAAATTCAGAAACCAATAAATATGTTCAGGATTTAAAATGGAATAGTTCGGCTTATACTAAAAATTTCATCAATCATTTTGAGGTGTTAAAAGGTGGCGAACTAAATTTTGATATGACAAGTGAGCCAAATTTACAAAGAGGAACATCAGCAAGTGCCTTTCCATATTCTTATTCAACTTCAAAATAA